Proteins encoded in a region of the Chryseobacterium piperi genome:
- the aroA gene encoding 3-phosphoshikimate 1-carboxyvinyltransferase, with protein sequence MKLEQSKLEGNRTIQISGSKSISNRLLILESLFSNIQIGNLSNSQDTDMLTKALSETSIEVREGYKKQIEASEQNAEVVDIHHAGTAMRFLTSYFSIFEGRDTILTGSGRMKERPIKNLVNALRDLGADIEYMENEGFPPLKIKGKKIIQSTVNVPANISSQFITSLLLIAGKLENGLEINLVGDITSRSYIEMTLDIITKFGIKATFNGNVIKVEPFSNPSSVIHYEVESDWSSASYFYSICALGRETIHLKSFYKQSTQGDSAIADIYEKLFGITTTFSEDEHKITLQPDPNFSFPEKIELDMNNCPDIAQTLCVTASALKIPFDISGLGTLRVKETDRLQALYNELKKIGAETEITDSTIQSVSFGEPEENISIKTYQDHRMAMSFAPFCLIKELNIEEEDVVEKSYPMFWKDLSTILIS encoded by the coding sequence ATGAAGTTAGAGCAATCAAAATTAGAAGGAAACAGAACAATACAAATCAGCGGTTCGAAAAGTATTTCGAATCGTTTATTGATTTTGGAAAGTCTGTTTAGTAACATACAAATCGGTAACCTTTCCAATTCTCAGGACACTGACATGCTGACGAAAGCTTTGTCTGAAACCTCAATAGAGGTTCGTGAAGGCTATAAAAAACAAATAGAAGCTTCTGAACAAAATGCTGAAGTGGTGGATATTCATCATGCGGGAACTGCCATGCGTTTTCTCACTTCTTATTTTTCAATTTTTGAGGGCAGAGATACTATCCTTACAGGATCCGGAAGAATGAAAGAAAGACCTATTAAGAACCTGGTCAATGCACTTCGTGATCTGGGAGCAGATATAGAATACATGGAGAACGAAGGTTTTCCCCCTTTAAAAATTAAAGGAAAGAAAATCATTCAGTCTACGGTGAATGTTCCTGCTAATATTTCAAGCCAGTTTATTACTTCTTTGCTTCTTATCGCGGGAAAACTGGAAAATGGTTTGGAAATCAATCTTGTGGGTGATATCACATCGAGATCCTATATTGAAATGACACTGGATATTATAACTAAATTCGGTATTAAAGCCACTTTTAATGGAAATGTCATTAAGGTAGAACCTTTTAGCAACCCTTCTTCTGTTATTCATTATGAAGTGGAAAGTGATTGGAGTTCTGCGTCCTATTTCTATTCGATTTGTGCATTAGGAAGAGAAACCATTCATTTGAAAAGCTTCTATAAACAATCCACTCAGGGAGATTCTGCAATAGCGGACATCTATGAAAAGCTCTTCGGAATTACAACAACTTTTTCAGAAGATGAGCATAAAATCACTTTACAGCCTGATCCTAATTTCTCTTTCCCGGAAAAAATTGAACTGGATATGAATAATTGTCCTGACATTGCACAAACACTTTGTGTAACAGCATCAGCATTAAAAATCCCTTTCGATATTTCAGGGCTTGGAACGTTGAGAGTAAAGGAAACTGACAGACTTCAGGCTTTATACAATGAGCTGAAAAAAATAGGAGCAGAAACTGAAATTACAGACTCAACGATTCAATCGGTTAGCTTTGGAGAACCGGAAGAAAATATTTCTATCAAAACATATCAGGATCATAGAATGGCCATGAGCTTTGCTCCGTTCTGCCTGATCAAAGAACTTAATATAGAGGAAGAAGATGTCGTTGAGAAATCTTATCCGATGTTCTGGAAAGATCTTTCCACGATACTTATCTCATAG
- a CDS encoding SusC/RagA family TonB-linked outer membrane protein — MTVLKSSVSVAYLTGRGLLIGALFISPILLSQKRDSLKEKSIDEVVVVGYGTQKKSKVSGAVSEASLDKLSSRSLSGIGEVLQGKAPGVTVVNEGGDPNGAPKVNIRGLGGINGETPLYVVDGVVFNGTPAINPNDIQDISVLKDASAAIYGARSSGGVILITTKRGKKGALTVDFDVKYGVNQTWKLKESLNAAEFQDVMYQAFENAGKLNSLPLAFNAEKYADGRITRTDWMKEIFRTGTIQEYNINLSGGSEKSRFFVGMNHRNLEGILLNTQAKRYNFRVNSEHKIKDWLTIGENMYYNYSDGNTADTKSGYTGALVAAMYYPPNVPVYTSTGAFSGLPIDVAGGYGDMINPVAYLQRINIRNPTHEILINPYAEITLAKDLKFRSNFSQTFKIGTVKNFTYRVLEVGKIFDTNNLEYQSNNSSTALAEQLLTYKIALNKHNFDFLGGFTFQKTIDEGFLAKAYDFRSEVEVFQHLQNAADTNKDVSSYRYQQSLVSYLARVNYDYSGKYVISLLGRRDGSSLVAKQNRFANYYAVSGAWVISRETFLQDASWLSNLKLRGSYGILGNLGGISPQAVNPLMIRDNNIIFGQDPSQNIAYYATTRPNPNLKWGKSEQTNFGLDASFLNNHLSLQLDYFIKNSKDQIFNVSLPSTATYNNQYVNAGLFQDKGYEVGVNYNSKSTGDFSYSIGATFNQLKNTVKQLADVNEIFINSNGVRGVLKPTRIKVGESLYSYYGYKTGGIFQTQDEINNYKDANGNLIQPNAKPGDIKFLKKDGNTGTLNNDDFVNLGNPYPKFSYGLSYNMTWKNFDLNVFFQGVYGNKIFNGLKFISLNPGGTGQNYNMDREILNAWTPQNTNTDIPRLVHGDPSGNYSKVSDFYVEDGSYLRLKNLTIGYSLPKELYGKLDVTRLRIYVTTNNLFTITKYTGFDPEVGMDTYGVDTGRYPQARSFIFGVEIGL, encoded by the coding sequence ATGACTGTACTTAAATCTTCTGTCTCAGTGGCTTATCTAACAGGCCGGGGACTATTAATTGGTGCCTTGTTTATCTCGCCAATACTGTTATCTCAGAAAAGAGATAGTTTAAAAGAAAAATCTATAGATGAGGTTGTTGTGGTAGGATACGGAACACAGAAAAAAAGTAAAGTATCCGGTGCCGTTTCTGAAGCTTCCTTAGATAAGCTGAGTTCAAGATCTTTATCCGGAATAGGCGAAGTACTTCAGGGAAAAGCACCCGGAGTAACAGTCGTCAACGAAGGGGGAGATCCTAATGGTGCCCCAAAAGTGAATATCCGTGGTTTAGGCGGAATTAATGGAGAAACCCCTCTGTACGTAGTAGACGGTGTCGTTTTTAACGGAACTCCTGCAATTAATCCTAATGATATTCAGGATATCTCTGTACTTAAAGATGCTTCTGCAGCCATTTATGGAGCAAGATCTTCAGGAGGAGTGATTCTCATCACGACTAAAAGAGGAAAAAAAGGAGCACTTACTGTCGATTTTGATGTAAAGTATGGTGTCAACCAGACATGGAAGCTGAAAGAATCTTTAAATGCGGCAGAATTCCAGGATGTGATGTATCAGGCTTTTGAAAATGCAGGTAAACTAAACAGTCTGCCTTTGGCTTTTAATGCAGAGAAATATGCTGACGGAAGAATTACCAGAACCGACTGGATGAAAGAGATTTTCCGTACAGGAACCATTCAGGAATATAATATTAATTTGAGTGGAGGAAGTGAGAAATCCAGATTTTTTGTTGGAATGAACCATAGGAATCTGGAAGGTATTCTACTAAATACACAGGCAAAGCGATATAACTTCAGAGTTAATTCGGAACATAAGATCAAGGATTGGTTAACGATCGGGGAGAATATGTATTATAATTACTCAGACGGAAATACGGCTGATACGAAAAGTGGGTATACCGGAGCATTAGTCGCAGCGATGTATTATCCGCCAAACGTTCCTGTGTATACTTCGACCGGAGCATTTTCAGGACTACCTATTGATGTAGCAGGAGGCTATGGAGATATGATCAACCCCGTAGCTTATCTTCAGCGGATCAATATCAGAAACCCTACTCATGAAATTCTCATCAACCCTTATGCAGAGATTACCTTAGCTAAAGACCTCAAATTTCGATCAAACTTTTCTCAGACCTTTAAAATCGGAACGGTTAAAAACTTTACATACAGAGTTCTGGAAGTAGGAAAGATTTTTGACACGAATAACCTTGAGTATCAGTCAAACAACTCATCGACAGCGCTTGCAGAACAGCTTCTTACCTATAAAATAGCTTTAAACAAGCATAATTTTGACTTTCTCGGTGGTTTTACTTTTCAGAAAACAATAGATGAGGGTTTTTTAGCCAAGGCTTATGATTTCAGAAGTGAGGTAGAAGTTTTTCAGCATCTTCAAAATGCGGCGGATACCAATAAAGATGTTTCGAGCTACAGATATCAGCAATCATTGGTCTCCTATCTGGCAAGAGTTAACTATGATTATTCCGGTAAATATGTAATCAGCTTATTAGGGAGAAGAGATGGCTCTTCTTTAGTGGCGAAGCAAAATCGTTTTGCTAATTATTATGCTGTTTCCGGGGCATGGGTAATATCCAGAGAAACCTTTCTACAGGATGCTTCCTGGCTCTCAAATTTAAAACTGAGAGGAAGTTACGGGATCTTAGGAAACCTGGGTGGGATTTCTCCTCAGGCAGTAAACCCTTTAATGATCAGGGATAATAATATTATTTTTGGGCAGGACCCGTCCCAAAACATTGCTTATTATGCTACTACGAGACCTAATCCGAATTTAAAATGGGGAAAATCTGAACAGACCAATTTTGGATTAGACGCTTCTTTTCTGAACAACCACCTTTCTTTACAGTTGGATTACTTCATAAAGAATTCCAAAGATCAGATATTTAATGTAAGCTTACCGAGTACGGCTACCTATAATAATCAATATGTAAATGCAGGATTATTTCAGGATAAAGGATATGAAGTAGGAGTTAATTATAACAGCAAAAGTACAGGAGACTTTTCTTATTCCATTGGGGCTACATTTAATCAACTAAAAAACACGGTGAAGCAATTAGCTGATGTAAATGAGATCTTTATTAACAGCAATGGAGTGAGAGGAGTGTTGAAACCTACCCGCATAAAAGTGGGCGAGTCATTATATTCTTACTATGGATACAAGACCGGAGGTATTTTCCAGACCCAGGACGAAATCAATAATTACAAGGATGCGAACGGAAATCTTATACAGCCCAATGCCAAGCCTGGGGATATTAAATTCCTGAAGAAAGACGGGAATACCGGAACGTTGAATAACGATGATTTTGTCAATCTCGGAAATCCTTATCCTAAATTTTCATATGGATTATCCTACAATATGACCTGGAAAAATTTTGATCTCAATGTATTCTTTCAAGGAGTGTATGGAAATAAAATATTTAATGGGCTGAAGTTTATTTCATTAAACCCGGGAGGAACAGGGCAAAACTATAATATGGACAGGGAAATCCTTAATGCATGGACACCACAAAATACGAATACAGATATTCCAAGGCTGGTTCACGGAGACCCAAGTGGTAATTATTCAAAAGTATCGGATTTCTATGTTGAAGATGGCTCTTACCTAAGACTGAAAAACCTTACCATCGGTTATTCTTTACCCAAAGAGCTTTACGGAAAACTTGACGTAACCAGGCTGAGAATTTATGTCACGACAAACAATTTGTTTACGATTACCAAATACACTGGTTTTGATCCTGAAGTCGGAATGGATACGTATGGTGTGGATACCGGAAGATATCCTCAGGCACGTTCATTTATTTTCGGGGTAGAAATAGGATTATAA
- a CDS encoding BamA/TamA family outer membrane protein, with translation MYWLTDIQTKQTKKVKDSASAVKFLDSLAQSNYFFTQLKEVKIKGDSTEIIYDKGKNFNETYVNLSDSIAGKLKIEKDFFTKNLDSTKKNINKKYIDDGYSFSRIKSKYKGQKNGYPIVELDINKNDKRTINGFVVKGYENVPKRFIKNLEKDFKGKTYDDKNLIAINKNFQSHPFITLERPPQTLFTKDSTQIYLFMEKKKTNTFDGVIGFGNDKTEKFTLNGTLNVNFRNMFNGFEAINLYWQRNPDKGQTFDLQTDIPYLFKSNVGLNMKVNIFRQDSTFANVKLLPALYYHMNNRNKIGLRGTFETSSIIDTLYVQGKDYNKKGIGVWFEMTEPTDIDLFLYKTKITAGYDFLSTTYTKDNIKANQNQFYFFGEHNYHISGNHFLNIKGEGAMMDSKVDFSANELYRFGGWNSMRGFNENSLAADFYYYGSLEYRYLIGNQAFFDLFGQYGQLNNKSLNVKPKLYSVGLGFNFFIPIGLMSFQLSNGNEFGNPFKFNDIKIHWGILSRF, from the coding sequence ATGTATTGGCTTACAGATATACAAACCAAACAAACTAAAAAAGTTAAAGACTCAGCCTCTGCTGTAAAGTTTCTTGATTCCCTGGCTCAAAGCAATTATTTCTTCACCCAATTGAAAGAGGTAAAAATAAAGGGCGACAGTACAGAAATTATTTACGACAAGGGTAAAAATTTTAACGAGACATATGTTAATCTTTCCGACTCTATCGCTGGTAAACTAAAAATAGAAAAAGATTTCTTCACTAAAAACCTGGATTCCACCAAGAAGAATATCAATAAAAAGTACATTGATGACGGATATTCTTTCAGTAGGATCAAGTCTAAATATAAAGGACAGAAAAACGGATACCCTATTGTAGAGTTGGATATTAACAAGAACGATAAAAGAACGATAAATGGGTTTGTGGTAAAAGGATATGAGAATGTTCCGAAACGATTTATCAAAAATCTTGAGAAAGATTTCAAAGGAAAGACCTACGATGACAAAAACCTCATCGCGATCAATAAAAATTTTCAGAGTCACCCTTTTATTACATTAGAACGTCCACCTCAGACCTTATTTACCAAAGATTCGACACAGATTTATCTTTTCATGGAAAAGAAAAAGACCAATACATTTGATGGTGTGATCGGTTTTGGAAATGATAAAACAGAAAAATTCACTCTTAACGGAACCTTGAATGTTAATTTCAGGAATATGTTTAACGGTTTTGAAGCTATTAATTTATACTGGCAGCGAAACCCCGACAAAGGGCAGACATTTGATCTCCAAACTGATATCCCCTATCTTTTTAAATCCAATGTCGGTTTAAATATGAAGGTGAATATCTTCCGGCAGGATTCAACATTTGCCAACGTAAAATTATTACCTGCTTTATACTATCATATGAATAACAGAAACAAAATTGGTCTGAGAGGAACTTTTGAAACATCAAGCATCATTGATACCCTTTACGTACAAGGTAAAGATTATAATAAAAAAGGTATTGGGGTCTGGTTTGAAATGACAGAACCAACGGATATTGATCTTTTTCTTTACAAAACAAAAATAACGGCCGGCTATGACTTCTTATCCACTACCTATACTAAAGATAATATCAAAGCCAATCAGAATCAGTTTTACTTCTTTGGGGAGCACAATTATCACATCTCCGGAAACCACTTTCTCAACATAAAGGGAGAAGGAGCAATGATGGATTCAAAGGTTGATTTTTCTGCCAACGAATTGTATCGTTTTGGGGGTTGGAATTCCATGCGGGGATTCAATGAGAATTCCCTGGCCGCCGATTTCTATTATTACGGAAGTTTAGAATACCGCTATCTTATAGGCAATCAGGCATTTTTTGACCTCTTTGGACAATATGGGCAACTGAATAATAAGTCTTTAAATGTAAAGCCCAAACTCTATAGTGTCGGTCTCGGATTCAACTTTTTTATTCCTATAGGACTCATGAGCTTCCAGCTATCTAACGGGAATGAATTCGGAAATCCATTTAAGTTCAATGACATTAAAATCCATTGGGGAATACTGAGTAGATTTTAA
- a CDS encoding phosphatidylinositol-specific phospholipase C — protein sequence MFKLNMRYLAILFFGITTASTMLSSCSENVTVMDSDDKSLNLQTKNVSKTSLAAIGISNWMSGLQDNTSISKISIPGTHDSGAMREVPSNSGTAKTQNLTISEQLNAGIRFLDIRCRHIDNSFAIHHGPIYQNLNFDDVLNACYTFLESHPTETIVMSVKEEYDPSNNTRTFEKTFDSYIQKNPSRWDLGTTIPNLGSVRGKIKLLRRFSAETVKGINATSWADNTTFEINNSNASLKVQDYYQVSNNDDKWSRISALYNEAKTDTSGKLFINFTSGYKPLIFGIPNIPTVSNNINPKLKTLFQSSPQGSYGIMPIDFISAELSELIIKTNFN from the coding sequence ATGTTCAAACTTAACATGAGATATCTGGCGATTCTCTTTTTCGGCATTACGACTGCCTCAACCATGCTTTCTTCTTGTTCAGAAAATGTAACCGTAATGGACTCTGATGATAAGAGTCTGAATCTTCAGACTAAAAATGTCAGCAAAACTTCCCTGGCTGCTATCGGAATCAGTAACTGGATGTCCGGATTACAGGATAATACTTCTATTTCAAAAATTTCTATTCCCGGTACTCATGATTCGGGAGCTATGAGAGAAGTACCTTCTAATAGCGGTACTGCAAAAACGCAAAATCTTACCATCAGTGAGCAGCTTAATGCTGGAATCCGTTTTCTGGATATTCGGTGCAGGCATATTGATAATTCTTTTGCCATACATCATGGTCCTATTTATCAGAATTTAAATTTCGATGACGTCCTTAATGCATGTTATACATTTTTGGAAAGTCATCCGACGGAAACAATAGTGATGTCCGTTAAAGAAGAATATGATCCGTCCAATAATACAAGAACTTTTGAAAAGACATTTGATTCTTACATTCAGAAAAATCCATCCAGATGGGATCTAGGTACTACTATTCCTAACCTGGGATCTGTGAGAGGAAAAATTAAATTATTAAGAAGGTTTTCTGCAGAAACAGTTAAGGGAATTAATGCCACATCATGGGCAGACAATACAACATTTGAAATCAATAACTCAAACGCATCTTTAAAGGTTCAGGATTATTATCAGGTAAGTAATAATGACGATAAATGGTCCAGGATTTCAGCTCTGTACAATGAAGCAAAAACTGATACGAGTGGTAAACTCTTTATTAATTTCACAAGCGGTTACAAACCTTTAATATTTGGAATTCCAAATATCCCTACCGTATCCAACAATATCAACCCTAAGCTTAAAACTTTATTTCAAAGCAGCCCTCAAGGATCTTATGGGATAATGCCTATAGACTTTATCAGTGCAGAATTATCAGAACTGATCATTAAAACCAATTTCAATTAG
- a CDS encoding alkaline phosphatase — translation MKQIKIGVLLAMAIFSQNQAQNYLNYNVSNAHSHNDYEQELPFWQAYYANFGSIEADVFLVNGKLWVAHTEKELSQDRTLESLYLDNISKQIKLNKGSIYSDPGKKLQLLIDVKQDYKTTLSALVTTLKKYPEITGNPGVKIVITGDRPQPGDFKNYPDYLFFDGDLDKSYTSDELKRVGLFSADLQGLVKWNGKGIPRDEETENIKKVVAAAHAQQKPVRFYGAPDFPNAWLNFIDLGVDYINTDHIPDLKKFLNTIPRNFYKNTKEYSTYTPTYKTDGVVKNVKNVILLIPDGTSLPQYYAAFTANKGKLNVFNMKATGLSKTNSSNAYITDSAPGSTAFATGVKTKNTFVGVDGMGKALAQIPDIIAGKGMTSGLISTGDITDATPADFYAHSDNRNNSEPILKDFVNSKTKILIGGPTNGLTPENLQKIKDAKIDIYQDLKSVKKINTRTLVIDPLASQRITNGRGNWLADAFDLTLNDLKENKKGFFMMVEASQTDGGGHSNNIEQLVTELLDFDHVVGKAMKFADENKETLVIVVGDHETGGLTLLDGSLKDGWIFGNFSTNDHTSIPSSVFAYGPNSKEFTGLFENTEIFNKILNAYGIKK, via the coding sequence ATGAAACAAATAAAAATAGGGGTCTTATTGGCCATGGCCATTTTTTCACAAAATCAGGCACAGAATTATTTAAACTATAATGTTAGTAATGCACATTCACATAATGATTATGAACAGGAACTCCCTTTCTGGCAAGCCTATTATGCGAACTTCGGATCTATTGAAGCAGATGTTTTTCTGGTCAATGGCAAACTTTGGGTGGCTCATACAGAAAAAGAATTATCTCAGGACAGAACATTAGAGAGTCTTTATCTGGACAATATTTCAAAACAAATTAAACTTAACAAGGGAAGTATCTATTCTGATCCTGGGAAAAAATTACAATTGCTTATTGATGTTAAGCAAGATTATAAAACAACACTCAGTGCATTGGTCACCACATTGAAAAAATATCCGGAGATAACAGGGAATCCGGGAGTTAAAATTGTAATTACCGGAGATCGTCCACAGCCGGGGGATTTTAAAAATTATCCGGATTATCTTTTCTTTGATGGAGATCTGGATAAATCCTATACTTCTGATGAGTTGAAGAGAGTAGGTTTGTTCAGTGCGGACCTGCAAGGTCTGGTTAAGTGGAATGGAAAAGGAATTCCAAGAGATGAGGAAACAGAAAACATTAAAAAGGTAGTTGCTGCGGCGCATGCACAACAAAAGCCTGTACGATTCTATGGAGCACCGGATTTTCCGAATGCATGGCTGAATTTTATAGATTTGGGAGTGGACTATATCAACACCGATCATATTCCTGATCTCAAAAAGTTTCTGAATACTATTCCCCGGAACTTCTATAAAAATACCAAAGAATACAGCACCTATACGCCTACCTATAAAACAGATGGAGTAGTGAAGAATGTTAAAAATGTGATTCTTTTGATTCCGGACGGAACTTCTTTACCTCAATACTATGCTGCTTTTACGGCTAATAAAGGAAAGCTGAATGTATTCAATATGAAAGCTACCGGATTGTCCAAAACCAATTCGTCCAATGCTTATATTACAGACTCAGCTCCGGGATCAACAGCTTTTGCTACGGGGGTAAAGACTAAAAATACTTTTGTAGGGGTTGACGGAATGGGAAAAGCCCTTGCACAAATTCCCGATATTATTGCCGGTAAAGGAATGACTTCAGGATTAATTTCTACCGGAGATATCACGGATGCTACACCTGCGGATTTTTATGCCCATTCAGATAATAGAAACAATTCAGAGCCTATTTTGAAAGACTTTGTTAATTCCAAAACCAAAATTCTGATCGGTGGACCTACGAATGGATTAACTCCTGAAAATCTACAGAAAATTAAAGATGCAAAAATCGATATTTATCAAGATCTGAAATCAGTAAAGAAAATCAATACCCGTACCCTGGTTATTGATCCGTTAGCTTCACAAAGAATAACCAATGGAAGAGGAAATTGGCTGGCGGATGCTTTTGATCTTACCCTTAATGATTTAAAAGAGAATAAAAAAGGTTTCTTTATGATGGTCGAGGCATCTCAAACTGATGGCGGAGGACATAGTAATAATATTGAACAGCTCGTTACAGAATTATTAGATTTCGATCACGTGGTAGGAAAAGCTATGAAATTTGCCGATGAAAACAAAGAAACATTAGTCATTGTAGTAGGGGATCATGAAACCGGAGGTTTAACACTTCTTGATGGCAGCCTTAAAGACGGGTGGATATTCGGAAACTTTAGTACAAATGATCATACATCCATTCCATCCAGTGTATTTGCTTATGGTCCCAATTCTAAAGAATTTACGGGCCTGTTTGAAAATACCGAGATCTTTAATAAAATACTGAATGCCTACGGGATAAAGAAATAG
- a CDS encoding SDR family oxidoreductase produces the protein MTIIITGTSSGIGFVLAEYFGKKGHQVYGLSRKHTESQFFKSIPTDVTDNHAVQNAVAEVLKTESKIDVLINNAGMGMVGSVEDSSKEDILRLFNLNLVGSVQMMSAVMPVMREHQFGKIINISSIGSEMGLPFRGFYSASKSALDKVTEAMRYEVYPWNIDVCSLHLGDIKTNIAENRVRTKVSEPYKNVFDKVYALMNSHVGDGTEPLEVAEYIEQLVNKNKWKAHYYFGKFGQKIGVPLKWLLPQTTYENLMKKYNKLD, from the coding sequence ATGACCATTATCATTACAGGTACCTCATCGGGAATAGGCTTTGTTTTAGCCGAATATTTTGGAAAGAAAGGACATCAGGTGTATGGACTGAGCAGAAAACATACGGAAAGCCAATTTTTTAAATCTATTCCGACAGATGTTACCGATAACCATGCTGTTCAGAACGCTGTTGCTGAGGTTTTAAAAACAGAATCAAAAATAGATGTTTTAATCAATAATGCAGGAATGGGAATGGTAGGTTCTGTAGAAGACTCTTCAAAGGAAGATATTTTGAGACTCTTCAATTTAAATTTAGTTGGCTCTGTTCAGATGATGAGCGCTGTAATGCCTGTAATGCGTGAGCATCAATTCGGAAAAATCATCAATATTTCCAGTATCGGAAGTGAAATGGGACTACCATTCCGAGGATTTTACTCTGCATCAAAATCAGCTTTGGATAAAGTTACTGAGGCCATGCGTTATGAAGTATATCCATGGAATATCGATGTCTGTTCACTTCATTTGGGGGATATTAAAACCAATATTGCAGAAAACAGAGTGAGAACAAAAGTGTCCGAACCGTATAAAAATGTTTTTGATAAGGTTTATGCTCTTATGAACTCCCATGTAGGTGATGGAACTGAGCCATTAGAAGTTGCCGAATATATCGAACAGCTTGTGAACAAAAATAAATGGAAAGCCCATTATTATTTTGGGAAATTCGGACAGAAAATAGGGGTTCCTTTGAAATGGTTACTTCCTCAGACGACTTATGAAAACTTAATGAAGAAATACAATAAACTGGATTAG
- a CDS encoding RagB/SusD family nutrient uptake outer membrane protein has protein sequence MKFFNKIFLVSGIAIMLSSCTNELDVQPEGTPTEASFWKTENDLITGANAMYKPLFDGEFYGRGLFWFINASDDMVTGRAKSEADNAKNFSSNYIAAGDLETQWNKRYNVIGVANRVIRNIDNIQTSAAVKNKYLGEALFMSSRMYFELAYTYGNEKAGIPIIDRTKEPDTNPIPRAANVMDNYNYIVADLKRAAELLPAQEQLLAKDYGRPHKAAAWALLAKVYLFMKDWQNAAYWANEVMTKGNRTLLANYADVFKAENNYSTEYIWSLPGTPKFTAWGSILPGVMLENKGWGLYNGWGYFQPTKELYDEYEAGDLRRSATILKLGDKFTFNGSERTYASSNSLTGYQFNKYMDAFKYALNSGHVSANGDYPCTDLAVPIMRYAEVVLIKAEAKIMMGQNADQEINMIRTRAGLASKNGCTLADLKHERRCELAGEWADRHRDLVRWGDAQGTYAQPLHGISGQIVWAARNFNPSIHNVWAVPQVEIVNSHGVIKQNQGW, from the coding sequence ATGAAATTTTTCAACAAAATATTTTTAGTGTCAGGAATAGCAATAATGCTGTCGTCCTGTACAAATGAACTGGATGTTCAGCCGGAAGGAACTCCTACAGAAGCAAGCTTCTGGAAGACAGAAAATGACCTGATAACAGGAGCTAATGCCATGTATAAGCCTCTTTTTGACGGAGAGTTTTACGGGCGGGGATTGTTTTGGTTCATCAATGCCAGTGATGATATGGTCACAGGAAGGGCAAAAAGTGAAGCGGATAATGCAAAGAATTTCAGCAGTAATTATATTGCTGCAGGTGATCTGGAAACCCAATGGAATAAACGATATAATGTTATAGGAGTAGCCAACCGTGTGATCCGGAATATAGATAATATTCAGACCTCAGCTGCCGTAAAAAATAAATATCTGGGAGAAGCCTTATTCATGAGCAGCCGGATGTATTTTGAACTGGCTTATACTTATGGGAACGAGAAAGCGGGTATACCAATCATCGACCGTACGAAAGAACCCGATACCAATCCTATACCAAGAGCGGCCAACGTGATGGATAACTACAATTATATTGTAGCAGATTTGAAGAGAGCAGCTGAATTATTGCCTGCACAGGAACAGCTTCTTGCAAAAGATTATGGACGACCTCATAAAGCAGCTGCATGGGCACTTCTTGCAAAAGTTTACCTTTTTATGAAAGACTGGCAAAATGCAGCCTATTGGGCTAATGAAGTAATGACCAAAGGAAACAGAACTTTGCTGGCTAATTATGCAGATGTTTTCAAGGCCGAAAATAATTATAGTACAGAGTACATCTGGTCTCTTCCCGGAACTCCTAAATTTACCGCTTGGGGAAGTATCCTTCCCGGAGTAATGCTTGAAAATAAAGGCTGGGGATTATATAATGGCTGGGGGTATTTCCAACCCACTAAAGAATTGTATGACGAATATGAAGCAGGAGATCTTAGAAGAAGTGCAACGATCCTGAAATTGGGAGATAAATTTACTTTTAATGGTTCGGAAAGGACTTATGCTTCTTCCAATTCTCTTACGGGATATCAGTTTAATAAATATATGGATGCCTTTAAATATGCATTAAACAGTGGGCATGTAAGTGCCAATGGAGATTATCCGTGTACAGATCTTGCTGTTCCTATTATGCGTTATGCTGAGGTAGTCCTGATCAAAGCAGAGGCGAAAATAATGATGGGACAAAATGCTGACCAGGAAATCAATATGATCAGGACCCGCGCCGGTCTGGCATCAAAAAATGGATGTACGCTAGCCGATCTGAAACATGAAAGACGTTGTGAGCTGGCAGGTGAGTGGGCAGACAGGCATCGGGATCTTGTACGTTGGGGAGATGCTCAGGGTACCTATGCACAACCTTTACATGGTATCAGTGGCCAGATAGTTTGGGCAGCCAGGAACTTCAATCCATCAATCCATAATGTATGGGCAGTTCCGCAGGTCGAAATTGTCAACAGCCATGGAGTCATTAAACAAAATCAAGGTTGGTAA